In Sphingomicrobium sediminis, the genomic window GGGCTGTTCATCATCGCGCACGATGCCATGCATGGCTCGCTCGCGCCCGGTATGCCAGCGGTGAACAAGGGCTTCGGTCGGCTCGCGCTGCGGCTTTACATGGGCTTCAGCTATGACCGGCTCTATCCCAAGCATCACGCCCATCATGACCATGTCGGCACGGCCGACGACCCTGACTTCGATCCCGACCATCCCACGAGCCTGCCGCGCTGGTACTGGACCTTCATGACGCGCTATCTCGACTGGTATGTCTTCTGGGTCACGGGGACAATCGTCACCATCTATGCGGTTACGCTCTTCCTCGTTGGAGGATGGGAGCGTGCGGTGCACATCCTGTTCTGGGCCGGCCCGTCACTCGCCGCCTCGATGCAGCTTTTCTACTTCGGCACCTATCGCCCTCATCATCATGTCGAGGGCGAGGTTTTCGCCGATCACCACAATAGCCGCTCCAACGACTTTCCGGTGTGGAAGAGCCTGTTGACCTGCTTCCATTTCGGCTATCATCACGAACATCACCTGCACCCCGGCACGCCATGGTGGCGGTTGCCCGACGTGCGCCGACAAGCGAAGGCAAAATGAGTTTCGAGTTTCTCACCACATTTCCGGTCTGGCAGGGCCTGCTAATCGCACTTGGCGTCGTCGTCGCGATGGAGATCACCGCCTATGCCGTGCATCGCTGGGTGATGCACGGGCCGCTCGGTTGGGGCTGGCATGCCTCGCACCATGAGCCGCGCGAGGGCATGTTCGAACGCAACGATCTCTACGCGGTCGTCTTCGCCTTTATCGCAACGGGCCTGTTCATGGCCGGCGCGCTTGGTCCTGTCTGGCTCTGGTATGTGGGTCTCGGCACCACGATGTACGGCGTGCTCTACTTCATCGCGCATGACGGGCTGGTGCATCAGCGCTGGCCGTTCCGCATCGTCCCCAAGGGCGGCTATATGCAGCGGCTCTATCAGGCGCACCGCCTCCACCATGCGGTCGATGGTCGCGATGGTTGTGTCAGCTTCGGGTTTCTCTATGCGCCGCCCATCCGCAAGCTAAAGGCGGACCTCAAATCCAAGAGCCACCTACGCGTACGCGATCCCGACGACGTTCCCGAATTGCAGGTGCGCTGACCCCCTCAACCAAATGAGGTGTAACCTTTTCTCGGTTGTTGCCGTATCTATCTGAAAAGATAGAAAGGTTTGCATGATGCATCTCGGCAAGGTTGTGGCAGCTGTAGCAGCGATCTGGTTGATCGTCGGGCTTTCGGGCATGAGCAGCGCCCGTGCATTGCACGAGCGTGTCCCGGCGCCGCGCACTACCATCCCCAATGACCGGAGCACCGAAGTCGCCATCTTTGCGGGCGGCTGCTTCTGGGGTGTCGAAGCCGTGTTCGAGGAATTGGAGGGCGTGAAGTCCGCTGTTTCCGGCTTTTCGGGTGGGTCCAGTCCCACCGTCACCTACCAGCAGGTCATTCGCGGCGGCACCGGCCATGCCGAAGCCGTGCGCGTCACCTTCGATCCCCGCGTCATTTCCTATGGCGAACTCATGCAGGTCTATTTTTCGGTGATCGCCGATCCGACCCAGCTCAATCGGCAGGGCCCCGACGTCGGTCGCCATTATCGCGGCGCCTTCTTCCCGATCGATGATCGCCAAGCAAGCCAGGCCCGCGCTTATATCGCGCAGCTCGATCGCGCGAAGATCTGGGACAAGCCCATCGTCACGGCGATTGAGCCCTATCGCCATTTCGTGACAGCCGAAGCCTATCATCAGGACTTCGCCCGCAAGAACCCGTTCCATCCCTACATCATGCAGCATGATGCGCCGAAGGTGCGCGCGGTGAAGGAATTGTTTCCGGATATGGTGGGGTAACTGGCGGAGAGGGTGGGATTCGAACCCACGGTGCGGTTGCCCGCACGCCGGTTTTCAAGACCGGAGCATTCGACCACTCTGCCACCTCTCCGCAGCGCGTTCGGCGCAGCTAACGTCTTAGAGAGACTTTGTCACCTTTGATTCAGCTTTGAACTTCTAGCCTCACTTGGTCGCTGTGCATGGGCAATGCGACGAATTTGGCTGTTTTGCCGGACTGAGGAGGGATAGGAAGTCGATCATGAACGTAGGTCTCCTGATGCGTAGCCTCCTGTCCGCCGCCGCCTTGTGCGTTGCTGTGCCCGCGTGCGGGCAACCCACCATCGTCACACCCGAAGAGAATAGTGCAAGCACCGCCGCGATGAGTTGGCCTGCCTACAAGGCGCGGCTGATGGCATTGGCGCGCAGCGAAGGCATCAGCGATCGCACCATCTATGCGGTGATTCCCGACCTCGAACGCAACCAGCGCGTGATCGAGCTCGACCGACGTCAGCCCGGGAGCAGCTCGTCGTCGGGACGCATCCCACCATTTGCGCCCTACCAGCGTCGGCAGGTGACGCCGCAGATCATCGATCTGGGGCAGGACGAATATCGCCAGCATGCCGCTTACTTGCGCAGTCTTGAGCAGCGCACAGGCGTCGATGCAGAAATCATTCTCGCCATCTACGGCAAGGAAACCGCCTATGGCGCGATCACCGGCAATTTCGACCTGTTCGAAGCGCTTGGGACGCTGGCCTGGGAAGGGCGCCGGCGCGACCTGTTCGAACCCGAATTCATCGCTGCGCTGAAATTGCTCGACCAAGGGCACCCGCGCTCGCGCCTCAAGGGTAGCTGGGCCGGGGCCGCGGGCAAGACGCAATTCATGCCGACAAATATCCTTCGCCTTGCAGCTGACGGCGATGGTGATGGCGATGCCGACATCTGGAATTCGGAGCGCGACGCCTTCGCGTCGATCGCCAATTATCTCGTCGATGCGGGTTGGGAAGGCGGCCCGCGCTGGGGCATTCCGGTGCGTGTGCCTGCCGACCTCGACCGCGAGGCGATCAAGACTCGATTGGCGGCGCGGCGCTGCCCGGCGGTCTTTGCCCGTCACAGCCAGTGGCTTCCCATGTCGGAATGGCGCCGTCTCGGCGTGACGCCGGTCGGTCGCAGCCTTGATGGCGATACGCTCGCCACGTTGATCGAGCCCGATGGACCCGGGCGCACGGCCTATCTGACGACGCAGAATTATCGCGCCATCCTCGATTATAACTGCTCGAACTTCTACGCGCTCTCGATCGGGCTCGTCGCCGACGGCATCGAGCGTTGATCTTCGCTTGAGGGAAGGGCCGCGAGGCGCTTATGCTGCGAGCGACCCACCCTCTCGAGTAAAGAACCCAGACACGATGCGCTTTCTTCCCCTTGCCTTTCTCGCCATTCCCGCCGTTGCGCTCGCCAGCCCCGAATTCGAAGGCGAGGCACCGATTGCCTATCTGATCGACCTCCAGTCCGGCACGGTCCTCTTCGAGAAAGACGCCGACCGCCAAATCCCGCCCGCTTCGATGGCCAAGATGATGACGGCGCATGTCGCCTTCGCGCTGATCGACAGCGGCAAGCTGGACGAGGATGAGATTTGCACCGTCGATCCCGATACGTGGCGGCAATGGTCTGGCCCTGCTGCGGGGTCGACCATGTTCCTGTCGCCGGGCGAGGATGTGAGCGTCGAGAATTTGCTTTTCGGCGTGGTCACCGTCTCCGGCAACGACGCCTCGACCGTGCTCGCCGAATGCATTGCCGGCACCGAAGACGCCTTCGTAGAGCGCATGAATGACAAGGCCGAAGAACTCGGCATGTCGAACAGTCGCTTCGGCAATGCCAAGGGCTGGCCCGATGAAGGCGCAAGCATGGTGACGGCGCGCGATCTCGGTACGCTCGCCGCCTCGACAATCGACAAATATCCCGAACTCTACGCCAAATATTATGGTCGCGAAGCCTTCACCTGGGGCGAAACCGGCGGCGGCACGCCGATCACGCAGCCCAACCGCAATCCTTTCATCGACCGCCTCGAAGGCGGTGACGGCCTCAAGACCGGCCATACCGAAGAGGCTGGCTATGGCTTTACGGGATCAGCCATTCGCGACGGACGTCGCCTCGTGATGGTCGTTGCGGGTCTCGATTCCTATGGCGGCCGTGCAAGCGAGTCGGTGCGCTTCATGGAATGGGGCTTCAACGCGTGGGAGACCGAGCCTTTGTTCGGTGAAGGCGCGGAAATCGGTTCGGCAAAGGTACAGCTGGGCTCCAGCGGCAGCGTGTCGCTCGTCGCCCCGCGCGATCTTGCCGCGACCTATCCGGCCGGCAGCGACGAGGATCCGCGCGCCGTCATCCGTTACGAAGGCCCGTTGAAGGCCCCGATCGCAGCTGGCGACCATGTTGCCGACTTGGTGGTCAATCATGACGGCGCCATCTCGGTCCTGCCGCTGGTCGCTGGCGAGGATGTCGAGGAAGCCGGTTTCTTCCGGCGCGTCTGGCTCGGTTTCAAACAATTGTTCGGCATGGCCTGATCGATGGGGGCGGGGCGGTTCATCAGTCTGGAAGGCGGGGAAGGGGTCGGAAAATCGACCCAGCTCGATGCGCTGTCGCAGGCCTTGGAGGGAAGGGGGCTCGAAGTCCTCGTCACCCGTGAGCCGGGCGGGAGCCCGGGCGCAGAAGCAATCCGCAAACTGCTCCTCGAAGGCGAGGACACGCGCTGGACGCCGCGCGCCGAAGCGTTGCTCTTTGCCGCGGCACGCGCCGACCATGTCGCCAAGACGATCAAGCCCGCGCTGGCCAAGGGTGTGTGGGTGTTGAGCGATCGTTTCCTCGATTCCTCGCTTGCCTATCAGGGCGAGGCTGGCGGTCTCGGCATCGATGCGGTGCGCGACCTGCATCGCTTCGGGAGCGAGGATTTCCTGCCCGACCGGACGCTCGTCCTGCAATTGCCGGACGGTGAGGGCGCACGCCGCGCCGCCAGTCGCGACAGCGATGGTGCCGACCGTATCGGTGGCCGCTCGCCAGCCTATCACGCGCAGGTCGATGCAGGTTTTCGCAAGATGGCCGAGGCCGAACCCGATCGTGTCCAGATCATCGATGCCAGCGGCAATGCGCAGACGGTGACAGCGCGCTTGCTCTACGCATTGGGCGACCTGTTGCCATGATCATCGGGCAGGATCCGGCGCTCAAGCGTTTCCTCGATGCTTGGCAGTCGGGTACGCCGCATCATGCGTGGCTGCTCGCTGGTCCGAAGGGCGTCGGGAAAGCCACTTTCGCAACTGAAGCAGCGACGCGCATCTTGGCCGAAGCGCAAGGGCCGATGCCGGAGGGCGAGGGGCTCGACGTCGCTGCAGATCATCCCGCGCGCAAATTGCTGGACGCAGGGTCGCATCCCGACTTCCGGCGCCTGCAACGCGGCATGAACAAGTCCGGCACCGCGCTAGCGCGCAATATTTCGGTCGATCAGGTCCGCGAGCTATCCAGGCTTTTCGAAGTGACCGCGTCGATGGGCGATTGGCGCGTGATCATTATCGACAGTGCCGACGATCTCGAGGCAAGCGCGGCAAACGCCTTGCTCAAGATGCTGGAAGAGCCGCCCGAAAAGACGATCTTCTTCCTTGTCGCGCATGCACCCGGTCGATTGCTGCCGACGATCCGGTCGCGCTGTCGTCGGCTCGACTTCGACCTGCTGTCGGATGACGCCATGACGTCGATCCTCTCTCAGGAGCGTCCAGACGATAGCGAGAGCGAGCGCAGCACATTGGTCTCGCTCGGGCAGGGATCGGTGGGCAGGGCGCTGGCAATTGCCGAGCATGACCTTGGCGCATTGGCCGAGGAAGCGCGCATGCTGATGCGTGAGGGCGACCCCACCAATGCGCGCCGCTCGAAACTGGCCAAATCGCTGGCTCTGAAGGCCGCGCAGCCCAAATATGCGGAGTTTCTGGCGATGCTGCCGGGCGTGATCGCGGCCGAGGCGAAAATTGCCGAAGGGGCTCGCCGCGCCAAACTGCTCGACGCCTATGACGAGGCTCGCCGCACCGCGATCATCGCGCCGCGCCTCTCGTCTGATCCCGCATCGACCATCTTCACGCTGGCAGGACGGCTTGCCGCCGCCGCGGACTGAGGCTAGGCGGGAGCCGATGTCCAAGCCTTACTATCTCTCGACCGCCATTTCCTATCCCAATGGCGCGCCCCATATCGGCCATGCGTATGAGGCGATTGCCGCCGACGTGATGGCCCGTTTCCGCCGCAGCCAGGGGCGCGACGTCTATTTCCAGACCGGTACCGACGTGCACGGCCTGAAGATGGCGCAAGCGGCACGGGACCAGGGCATGGAGCCGGCCGAGCTTGGTGATAAAATGTCCAACATGTTCAACGCGATGTGCGATGACCTTGGCATCACCTATGATCGCTTCATCCGTACCACCGACTCCGATCATCATCGTGCGGCGCAGGCCATCTGGCGCCAGATGGCGGAAAAGGGCGACCTTTATCTCGGTCGGTACGAAGGCTGGTATTCGGTCCGCGACGAGGCCTTCTATGACGAGAAGGAGCTCAAGGAAGGCGAGAATGGCGAAAAGCTCTCGCCCGAGGGGACGCCGGTCGAATGGCAGGTCGAGGAGACCTGGTTCTTCAAATTGTCGGCCTACCAGCAGCCTCTGCTCGACCATATTGCAGCAAATCCGGACTTTATCGCGCCCAAGAGCCGCAAGAATGAAGTGGTGAGCTTCATCGAGGGCGGTCTCAAGGATCTGTCGGTCAGCCGCACCAGCTTCGATTGGGGCGTGCCGGTGCCCGACAGCCCCGGGCACGTCATGTATGTCTGGCTTGATGCGCTCACCAATTACATCACTGGTGTGGGCTATCCCGATGGTGGCGAAAATTGGGAGAAATACTGGCCTGCCGACTGCCATTTGATCGGGAAGGACATCGTTCGTTTCCACGCCGTCTATTGGCCCGCTTTCCTGATGAGCGCGGGGATCGAGCTGCCCAAACAGGTCTATGCCCACGGCTTCCTTTTGGGCGAAGGCGGCGTCAAAATGTCCAAGAGCCTTGGCAATGTCGTCGATCCGATGGAAATTGCCGGCCGGCATGGCGTCGACGCGTTGCGCTACTTCCTGCTGCGCGAAGTCACGTTCGGACAGGATGGCAGCGTTACCGAGGATGCACTCGTCACGCGCGTCAATGCCGAACTCGCGAACAGCTTCGGCAATTTGGCGCAGCGCACCTTGTCGATGATTCATAAGAATTTGGACGGCGTCTTGCCCGCGGCGGGCGACGCGGATGCCGACAAGGCATTGCTCGAGACGGTCCGCGCGGCCTGCGAGGACAAGTTGCCAGCCGAATTCGACCGCTGGGCCTTCGAGAAGGGCACCGAGGCGTGGTTGCAGGCTGTTTATGCCTGCAATGCCTATGTCGACGAGATGGCGCCCTGGGCGCTGAAGAAAACCGATCCCGATCGCATGGCCGAAGTGCTCGGTACGCTGGCGGCAACGCTGACCCCGTTGGCGAACGCGATCTTGCCGGTCGCCCCCAAAGGCGCGCAATCGATCCTTGACCAGCTTTCGGCGGGAGAGGGGGGCAGCCCTATCGACAAGCCCGTCCCTGCCTTCCCGCGCCTGGAAATGCCGACGGAGGATGCGTGATGCCACTGATCGATAGTCACTGCCATCTCAACTATGAGGGTCTGGTCGAGCGTCAGGATGACGTGCTGGCTGCGGCGCGCGAACGTGGCGTCACGGGTATGCTCAACATTTCGACGCGGCAGAAGGAATGGCCGGACATCGTCGCGACGGCGGAACGCAACGATGATGTGTGGGCGACCATTGGTGTCCATCCGCACGAAGCCGACGCGCATCCCGACCTTGGTGTCGAGGCGCTGGTCGAGGCGGCGCAGCATCCTAAGGTCGTCGCGATCGGCGAATGCGGGCTCGATTATTATTACGACAAGTCCGATCGTGAAGCTCAAAAGGCCCGCTTCGAGGCGCATATCGAAGCCGCACGCCAGACCGGCCTGCCGCTCGTCGTTCATACGCGCGATGCCGAGGAGGATACGGCCGAGATTCTGCGCCGTGCGGTCGAAAAGGGCGGCGTGAAGGGGGTGCTTCACTGCTTCACCAGCTCGCAATGGCTGGCCGACGAAGCGCTCGATTTCGGCTTCTACATCTCGCTGTCCGGCATCGTAACTTTCAAGAATGCCAAGGACTTGCAGGAAACTGCTAAGACATTGCCGCAGGACCGTTTCCTTGTCGAAACCGACAGTCCGTTTCTGGCGCCGGTGCCCAATCGCGGCAAGACGTGCGAGCCGGCATTCGTGGCGGATACGGCGGCGTTCGTGGCCGATCTGCGTGGCGAGGATCTGGACGAATTGCAGGCGCGCACGACCGACAATTTCTTCCGCTTGTTCGACAAGGCTGCTTGAGCCTTCACAAAAGGCGATTTGATCCCCATTTTGCTCTCATGAGCAGCTTGAAGGACCGCGCGTGACCAACGACTGGATGCTGGGTGGCGTCTATCTGTTGCTGGCCATGGCAATCGTGGTCTCGGCACTGCTGACCCGGCGTGAACCCATTGCAAAACTGCTAAAAATGGCGCTCGCCTGGATTGCGATCTTCGGGGCGGGTTTTGTATTGTTCGCGTTCCGGGACGATCTCACCATGGTCGGTGATCGCCTGAAGTCCGAGGTTACGGGGGCGCCGATCGAGGCCGGAACGGAAGTTCGAGTGCCGATGGCGATCGATGGCCATTTCTGGGTCGAGGTCGAAGTGAACGGCACGCCGGTCAATTTCCTGGTCGATAGCGGTGCGACGATGACGACCATCGATCGGCAAACCGCCGAGGAAGTCGGACTAGCCGTCAGCGATCGCCGCGACCAGCGTGTGCGGACCGGTAACGGCATCGTGACCGTCTCGCGCGGCCGCGCCGACACGTTGCGGCTTGGACCAATCGAACGGCAAAATATGCAGATGCATGTTGCGGACGAGCCAGGTCTCAATGTGATCGGGATGAACTATCTGTCGTCACTGTCACGTTGGGGCGTCGAGGGACGCTGGCTGGTCTTGGAGCCCTAGAGGCGAATAGCGGCGATATTCGGCATTCTCCTCTAACACGATTTTACATAATATATATTATCAGACTTATGGATCGACGGGGTAGGCAGGCCATTTTCCTCCCCTCTCGTCATCACCAGCCGTCGTAAAGGCTTTTGCTTTGTCCAAGCCTTCGTCATGGTGTCGAGCAATCAAGACGGAGGAATATGATGGGTCTCGACCGCCTCGTGGCGATCATGCGGCGCCTGCGCGACAAGAAGACGGGCTGCGAATGGGATAGCGTCCAGACGTTCGAGACGATTGCGCCCTACACGATCGAGGAAGCCTATGAGGTCTCCGAAGCGATCCACCAGGGCGATATGGACGGTCTGGCCGACGAATTGGGCGATCTCCAACTGCAAGTCATCTTTCACAGTGTCATGGCCGAGGAAATTGGCGCTTTTACGCTCGATGACGTCTTCGACCGCATTTGCGACAAGATGGAGCGCCGCCACCCGCATATTTTCGGTGACGCCAAGCAAGGCGGACATCAACTCTGGGAAGAGATCAAGGCAGCCGAGCGCAAGGAAATGGACGACCAGAGCGCGCTGGCCGGTGTCGCATTGGCCCTGCCTGCGCTCGAACGTGCCCAGAAACTGCAGAAACGCGCCGCGCGTACCGGTTTTGACTGGCCCGATGCGAGCGGCGCCAAAGCAAAGATTGCCGAGGAGCTTGCCGAGTTGGAGGCTGCGGGCAACGATGCGGAGCGCGAGGAAGAGCTTGGCGACCTGCTATTCGCCGTGGTGAACCTGGCGCGTTTTCTTAAGGTCGACTCTGAAGAAGCACTACGTAAGGCCAACAGAAAGTTCGAGAAACGGTTTCGCACGATCGAGGCCCATCCCGACTTTGCGGAAGCCGACCTTGACGGCAAGGAAGCGCTCTGGCGCGAAGCGAAAAAGGCCTAAAGCTTCTCGAAACGCTGCCAGTCGCGGTCGGACAATTCGACGCTCAACACCATTTCGTCGCCGTCGACATCGCTGTCGTGAACTTTTCCGTTGGCATGCAGCCAGCTGATGCGTGCCCCGTCGCTTACCGGGAGGCGTAGTTCGCGGCGCTCGCGCTCGGGGTCGAGACGCTTGCCGACGATGGCGCGTAATTCGTCCACCCCCTCGCCAGTCTCCGCGCTGATCAGGATGGCGCCTTCGCGCTCAGCCTGTTCGGTCACGAATGCCAGCTTCTCGCCCTCCAGCAGATCGACCTTGTTCCAGACCTGCAGCCGCGGCGGTGCGCCCTCTCCCTCCAGTCCCAATTCCTTCAGGACTGCATCGACGTCATCCGCCTGCGCCTCGGTATCGGGATGCGCGATGTCGCGGACGTGCAGGATGAGGTCGGCGCTGGCGACTTCTTCCAAGGTCGCCCGGAAGGCCGCGATCAGCTGCGTCGGCAGGTCGCTGACGAAGCCTACCGTGTCTGAGAGGATGACCTTGTCATGGCCCGGCAGGTTTACCGCGCGCATGGTCGGGTCGAGGGTGGCGAACAGTAGATCCTCGGCCATCACCGTCGCATCGGTCATGCGGTTGAACAGCGTCGATTTGCCGGCATTGGTATAGCCGACCAGCGCGACCACCGGATAGGGCGCGCGTTGCCGCCGGACGCGGTGGAGGCCGCGCGTTTTCTTGACTTGTTCCAGTTCGCGCCGGATCTTGGCCATGCGATCGCGGATCATGCGCCTGTCGGCCTCGATCTGCGTTTCACCGGGGCCGCCAAGAAAGCCAAAGCCGCCGCGCTGGCGTTCGAGGTGGGTCCAACTGCGCACCAGGCGGCCGGCCTGATAGTCGAGATGCGCCAATTCAACCTGCAATCGGCCTTCAGCCGTCGCCGCGCGCTCGCCAAAGATTTCGAGGATAAGGCCGGTTCGGTCGATCACCTTGGCCTTCGTGCGGTCTTCCAAATTCTTCTGCTGGACTGGCGTCAGGCTGTGATCGACGAGAACCAAAGTCGCGTCGGCTGCAGCCGCCATGGCCGCAATATCGTCGACTTGGCCGCCACCGAACAAGGTCGGAGGCCGAACCTGTCGGACCGTGAAACTGGTCTGATCGGCGACCTCGATCCCGATGGCCTCGGCAAGCCCCGAGGCCTCTTCAAGCCGAGCATCGGCATCGCGCGCATGCGGATAGCCGCGAATGACGGGCACGACGAGTAGAGCCCGTTGACCGCCGGCGCCCTCGTCTTCGTCGCGGTTGAAAACACTCATGAGCCAGCCGCCGCAACCGTTGAAATGGCATGTTTGAAGGCAAGCTGGAGCCCTTCGCGCGTTTCGATCAGCAGTGCGTAATTGTCATAGTCGAGCAGGATGCCTTCAAGCCCGATGCCGTTGACGAGGAAGATCTTGACCGGCTTGCCCTCGAGCCGGTGCAGGAAATCGCCCTGCCGGTCATGTGCGCGCGAGGCGTCTTCGTCGGGCGCTTCGGTCGCGGCAGCAAGAATGGTCGAGATGGCCTGTTTGTAGACAAGTTGCTCATCGCCATGGCGTTTGAGCAGCAGGCTGTAGCTATCAAAGCCGCTCAGCTGCCCCTGCAGGCGCACGCCCTTGACGAGATAGAGTGTCACCGGCGCCCCTGTCCGGCGCTGGTGGTTCAGGAAGGCGTCCTGGAGATTGGCGGGGCGATCGGACAATGGGCGGTCCTACGACTTGTCGCCGCGCTTCTCGTTGATACCGAGTGCCTTGAGTTTCCGGTGCAGCGCCGAACGCTCCATGCCGATGAAGGCGGCGGTGCGGGAAATATTGCCCGAGAAGCGACGAATCTGGACGCGCAGATATTCGCGTTCGAAATTCTCGCGAGCTTCGCGCAGTGGCGAGCCCATCATGGCCACGGTCGACGTCGCGCCATTGCCGTCGCCCTTTGTGTCGGTGACTTCGGGTGGCAACAGGTCGATCTCGATCGCTTTGGCGCGGTCGCCCGGCGTCATGATCATGGTGCGCTCAATAATGTTGCGCAGCTGGCGGACATTGCCCGGCCAGTCATGCGATTGCAGCGCAGCCATGGCTTCGTCGGTCACCCGCGGCGGCTCGATGCCGCGCTCGGCGGCGAAGCGCGCGATGAAATGATCGGCCAAAACGACGATATCCTCGCGCCGTTCGTTGAGCGGCGGGATCGAGACCGGCACGACATTGAGGCGGTAATAGAGATCCTCACGGAAATTTCCCTCGTCGATCTCCTGTTGGAGGTCCTTTGCGGTGGCCGAGAGGACGCGGACGTCGACCTTGACCGGGCGGGTGCCGCCGACGCGCGTGTAGCTCTGGTCGGTAAGGACGCGCAGGATCTTGGCCTGCGTGTTGGAAGGCATGTCGGCAATCTCGTCGAGGAAGAGCGTCCCACCATGCGCCTGCTCCAACAGGCCCGGGCGCGCGGCGCCATCCTTCTCGCTGCCGAATAACTCCTCTTCGACCCGGTCGGGCGCCATCATCGCCGCCGACACGGTGACGAAAGGCCCGTCGACCCGCGGGCTCCAGCCATGGATCATGCGCGCGGCGATTTCCTTGCCGACGCCTGCGGGGCCGGAAATCAGCACGCGGCTGCCGGTCGGTGCGACACGCTTCAGCGTCGCGCGGACCGCGTTGATCGCACCCGACGTCCCTTCAAGCTGTTCCTCGCGCATCGCCGCCTGCTTGAGCTGCGCATTTTCGCGGCGCAGGCGGTCCGTCTCCGTGGCGCGTTCGACAAGGTGGAGCAGCTTGCCGGCTTCGAACGGCTTTTCGATGAAGTCGACGGCCCCTGCCCGCACCGCGGCAACCGCCGTGTCGAGATTGCCGTGACCCGAAATCATGATCACCGGCAGCGTGCTGTCGCGCCGTTTGATCTCTTCGAGTAATTGTAGCCCGTCCAGTTCGCTTCCCTGCAGCCAGACGTCGAGCAAGGCGAGATGCGGGCGGCGCTGGTCGATGGCCTCGAGCGCGCCCTTGCTGGTGCCGGCGCTGCGGACTTCATAGCCCTCATCCTCCAGCACGCCGGCCACGAGTTCGCGAATGTCGGCTTCGTCATCGACGACCAATATTTCCAATGCCATTACTCGGGATCCTCGTCATATTCATTGTCGTCGCCGGCGCGGATGAGCGGGTCACCCGGCGCAGCTTCGGCACGTTCGTCCAGCGTCGCCGCATCGAAATGGATGCGGATATGCGTGCCCCCGCCCGGCCGGTCGAGGAAGGCGATATCGCCGGCATGTTCCTCGACAATCTTCTTCACGATGGCGAGGCCGAGCCCGGTGCCGCGAACGCGTGTAGTCATATAAGGCTCGGTTAGCCGTTCGCGTTCCTGCGGCAGGCCGACGCCGGTATCGAACAGTTCGATCACGACATCGCCTCCGGTGCGCGCGACCTTCAG contains:
- a CDS encoding D-alanyl-D-alanine carboxypeptidase family protein — translated: MRFLPLAFLAIPAVALASPEFEGEAPIAYLIDLQSGTVLFEKDADRQIPPASMAKMMTAHVAFALIDSGKLDEDEICTVDPDTWRQWSGPAAGSTMFLSPGEDVSVENLLFGVVTVSGNDASTVLAECIAGTEDAFVERMNDKAEELGMSNSRFGNAKGWPDEGASMVTARDLGTLAASTIDKYPELYAKYYGREAFTWGETGGGTPITQPNRNPFIDRLEGGDGLKTGHTEEAGYGFTGSAIRDGRRLVMVVAGLDSYGGRASESVRFMEWGFNAWETEPLFGEGAEIGSAKVQLGSSGSVSLVAPRDLAATYPAGSDEDPRAVIRYEGPLKAPIAAGDHVADLVVNHDGAISVLPLVAGEDVEEAGFFRRVWLGFKQLFGMA
- a CDS encoding lytic murein transglycosylase, with protein sequence MNVGLLMRSLLSAAALCVAVPACGQPTIVTPEENSASTAAMSWPAYKARLMALARSEGISDRTIYAVIPDLERNQRVIELDRRQPGSSSSSGRIPPFAPYQRRQVTPQIIDLGQDEYRQHAAYLRSLEQRTGVDAEIILAIYGKETAYGAITGNFDLFEALGTLAWEGRRRDLFEPEFIAALKLLDQGHPRSRLKGSWAGAAGKTQFMPTNILRLAADGDGDGDADIWNSERDAFASIANYLVDAGWEGGPRWGIPVRVPADLDREAIKTRLAARRCPAVFARHSQWLPMSEWRRLGVTPVGRSLDGDTLATLIEPDGPGRTAYLTTQNYRAILDYNCSNFYALSIGLVADGIER
- the tmk gene encoding dTMP kinase — protein: MGAGRFISLEGGEGVGKSTQLDALSQALEGRGLEVLVTREPGGSPGAEAIRKLLLEGEDTRWTPRAEALLFAAARADHVAKTIKPALAKGVWVLSDRFLDSSLAYQGEAGGLGIDAVRDLHRFGSEDFLPDRTLVLQLPDGEGARRAASRDSDGADRIGGRSPAYHAQVDAGFRKMAEAEPDRVQIIDASGNAQTVTARLLYALGDLLP
- a CDS encoding fatty acid desaturase; its protein translation is MTDHIATERQARTGLLLAIAVIGAWLGGHVAAVWVLTAWEQPFFAIALFMVQTWLSVGLFIIAHDAMHGSLAPGMPAVNKGFGRLALRLYMGFSYDRLYPKHHAHHDHVGTADDPDFDPDHPTSLPRWYWTFMTRYLDWYVFWVTGTIVTIYAVTLFLVGGWERAVHILFWAGPSLAASMQLFYFGTYRPHHHVEGEVFADHHNSRSNDFPVWKSLLTCFHFGYHHEHHLHPGTPWWRLPDVRRQAKAK
- a CDS encoding sterol desaturase family protein, translating into MSFEFLTTFPVWQGLLIALGVVVAMEITAYAVHRWVMHGPLGWGWHASHHEPREGMFERNDLYAVVFAFIATGLFMAGALGPVWLWYVGLGTTMYGVLYFIAHDGLVHQRWPFRIVPKGGYMQRLYQAHRLHHAVDGRDGCVSFGFLYAPPIRKLKADLKSKSHLRVRDPDDVPELQVR
- a CDS encoding DNA polymerase III subunit delta', coding for MIIGQDPALKRFLDAWQSGTPHHAWLLAGPKGVGKATFATEAATRILAEAQGPMPEGEGLDVAADHPARKLLDAGSHPDFRRLQRGMNKSGTALARNISVDQVRELSRLFEVTASMGDWRVIIIDSADDLEASAANALLKMLEEPPEKTIFFLVAHAPGRLLPTIRSRCRRLDFDLLSDDAMTSILSQERPDDSESERSTLVSLGQGSVGRALAIAEHDLGALAEEARMLMREGDPTNARRSKLAKSLALKAAQPKYAEFLAMLPGVIAAEAKIAEGARRAKLLDAYDEARRTAIIAPRLSSDPASTIFTLAGRLAAAAD
- the msrA gene encoding peptide-methionine (S)-S-oxide reductase MsrA, with protein sequence MMHLGKVVAAVAAIWLIVGLSGMSSARALHERVPAPRTTIPNDRSTEVAIFAGGCFWGVEAVFEELEGVKSAVSGFSGGSSPTVTYQQVIRGGTGHAEAVRVTFDPRVISYGELMQVYFSVIADPTQLNRQGPDVGRHYRGAFFPIDDRQASQARAYIAQLDRAKIWDKPIVTAIEPYRHFVTAEAYHQDFARKNPFHPYIMQHDAPKVRAVKELFPDMVG